A genome region from Populus alba chromosome 3, ASM523922v2, whole genome shotgun sequence includes the following:
- the LOC118054635 gene encoding plasma membrane ATPase 4, which produces MWNPLSWVMEGAAVVAIVLANGQGKPPDWQDFVGIVVLLLINSTISFVEENSAGNAAAALMAGLALKTKVLRDGRWIEHEAAVLVPGDVISVKLGDIIPADARLLEGDPLKIDQSALTGESLPVTKKPGDEIFSGSTCKHGEIEAVVIATGVHTFFGKAAHLVDSTNQVGHFQKVLTSIGNFCIVSIVVGIVIEAIVMWPIQGRKYRDGIDNILVLLIGGIPIAMPTVLSVTMAIGSHRLSQQGAITKRMTAIEEMAGMDVLCSDKTGTLTLNKLTVDKSLVEVFANDVDQDNVILLGARASRIENQDAIDACIVGMLADPKEARASITEVHFLPFNPVEKRTAITYIDPDGNWHRVSKGAPEQIIALCNLGEDVARKAHAIIDKYAERGLRSLAVCRQIVPEKTKESPGGPWEFVGLLPLFDPPRHDSAETITRALNLGVNVKMITGDQLAIGKETGRRLGMGTNMYPSSALLGQHPDESTAALAVDELIEKADGFAGVFPEHKYEIVKRLQARKHVCGMTGDGVNDAPALKKADIGIAVADATDAARGASDIVLTEPGLSVIVSAVLTSRAIFQRMKNYTIYAVTITIRIVLGFLLLALIWKFDFSPFMVLIIAILNDGTIMTISKDRVKPSPLPDSWKLKEIFATGVILGTYLALMTVVFFWIVHSSDFFSDKFGVRSIRSNHYELTSAVYLQVSIVSQALIFVTRSRSWSFVERPGSYLLIAFVLAQLIATIIAVYANWEFASIHGIGWGWAGVIWLYSIIFYIPLDFLKFIIRYALSSKSWDNLLQNKTAFTSKKDYGKRETMASWAADQRTINGLHPPEGSELFNDKSNYRELQDIAEHAKRRAEVARLRELHTLKGHVESVVKLKGLDIETIQQHYTV; this is translated from the exons GGAACCCGCTTTCATGGGTCATGGAGGGTGCTGCTGTCGTGGCCATTGTTCTTGCAAACGGACAG GGCAAGCCACCAGACTGGCAAGACTTTGTGGGTATTGTGGTGTTGCTTCTTATCAACTCAACTATAAGTTTCGTAGAAGAAAATAGTGCAGGCAACGCTGCAGCAGCTCTTATGGCAGGTCTCGCCCTGAAAACCAAG GTTTTGAGAGATGGGAGGTGGATCGAGCATGAGGCTGCTGTCTTGGTTCCGGGAGATGTAATCAGCGTAAAGCTGGGGGACATTATACCAGCAGATGCTCGTCTGCTGGAGGGTGACCCTCTTAAAATTGATCAGTCTGCTCTCACCGGTGAGTCTTTGCCGGTTACAAAGAAACCAGGTGATGAAATCTTCTCCGGATCTACTTGCAAGCATGGTGAGATTGAAGCTGTAGTGATTGCCACTGGGGTGCACACCTTTTTTGGTAAAGCTGCTCATCTCGTAGACAGCACCAATCAAGTGGGGCATTTCCAAAAG GTGTTGACATCCATTGGAAACTTCTGCATAGTCTCCATTGTAGTGGGAATAGTCATAGAGGCAATCGTAATGTGGCCAATTCAGGGCCGCAAGTACCGGGATGGTATTGACAATATTTTGGTGCTCCTTATCGGAGGAATCCCTATAGCCATGCCAACCGTGTTGTCAGTGACAATGGCCATTGGATCCCACCGGCTTTCACAGCAAGGTGCTATCACAAAGAGGATGACAGCTATCGAAGAAATGGCTGGAATGGATGTATTATGCAGTGACAAGACCGGCACCCTCACTCTTAATAAACTTACAGTAGACAAGAGCTTGGTCGAG gtATTTGCTAACGATGTTGACCAAGACAATGTGATTTTACTGGGCGCTAGGGCCTCCAGGATTGAGAATCAGGATGCTATCGATGCTTGTATTGTTGGGATGTTGGCGGATCCCAAGGAG GCCAGAGCAAGCATCACTGAAGTACATTTCTTGCCATTTAATCCAGTGGAAAAGCGTACAGCTATAACATATATCGACCCTGATGGCAACTGGCACCGAGTTAGCAAAGGCGCCCCCGAGCAG ATCATTGCACTGTGCAACCTCGGGGAAGATGTAGCAAGAAAAGCTCATGCCATCATTGATAAGTATGCTGAACGAGGCCTCCGCTCTCTGGCTGTTTGTAGACAA ATTGTCCCAGAGAAAACCAAGGAAAGCCCTGGAGGACCATGGGAATTTGTGGGCCTGTTGCCTCTCTTTGATCCTCCTAGACATGACAGTGCAGAGACCATTACTCGTGCCCTCAACCTCGGTGTCAATGTTAAGATGATCACTGGTGATCAGCTGGCAATTGGCAAGGAGACTGGTCGGAGGCTTGGAATGGGAACCAACATGTATCCCTCTTCTGCCCTCCTTGGGCAGCACCCGGATGAGTCAACTGCAGCCCTTGCTGTTGATGAGCTCATTGAAAAGGCTGATGGCTTTGCTGGTGTCTTCCCTG AGCATAAGTATGAGATTGTGAAGAGGCTGCAAGCTAGGAAGCATGTTTGCGGGATGACTGGAGATGGTGTAAATGACGCGCCTGCTCTGAAGAAGGCAGACATCGGAATTGCAGTGGCCGATGCAACTGATGCAGCCCGCGGTGCATCTGACATTGTCCTGACAGAGCCAGGATTGAGCGTGATAGTGAGTGCTGTGTTAACAAGCAGAGCCATCTTCCAGAGAATGAAGAACTACACCATCTATGCAGTGACTATAACCATCCGTATTGTGCTGGGTTTTCTTCTCCTTGCTCTGATttggaaatttgatttttctcctTTCATGGTTTTGATAATTGCCATACTTAATGATGGGACAATCATGACTATTTCCAAAGACAGAGTGAAACCATCTCCACTTCCTGATTCCTGGAAGCTGAAGGAGATCTTTGCTACTGGTGTCATTCTAGGCACCTACTTAGCTTTAATGACTGTCGTCTTCTTCTGGATTGTTCACAGTTCTGACTTCTTCTCT GATAAATTTGGTGTTAGGTCCATCCGGAGCAACCATTACGAGCTAACATCAGCTGTATACCTTCAAGTGAGTATCGTTAGCCAGGCACTCATTTTCGTTACTAGGTCCCGAAGCTGGTCTTTTGTCGAACGCCCTGGTAGTTACCTTTTGATTGCCTTTGTCCTGGCACAACTG ATTGCGACAATCATCGCTGTGTATGCCAATTGGGAATTTGCGAGTATCCATGGAATTGGATGGGGATGGGCAGGTGTTATCTGGCTTTACAGCATCATCTTCTACATCCCTCTTGATTTCCTCAAATTCATAATCCGCTATGCTCTAAGTAGCAAATCCTGGGATAATCTCCTCCAAAATAAG ACAGCTTTCACCTCAAAGAAGGATTATGGAAAACGAGAGACGATGGCGTCATGGGCTGCTGATCAACGCACCATTAATGGATTGCATCCTCCCGAAGGCTCAGAACTTTTCAATGATAAGAGCAACTACAGAGAATTACAAGACATCGCTGAACATGCCAAGAGGCGCGCTGAGGTCGCTCG GCTGAGGGAGCTTCACACACTCAAGGGTCATGTGGAGTCAGTGGTGAAACTCAAGGGACTTGACATTGAGACCATTCAACAACACTACACTGTTTGA
- the LOC118054638 gene encoding dicer-like protein 4, which yields MKYVVEGARAGPKEGLKQFDDEANTTADLLADNNPSQIIKTGDDSSTIKNTTKGGEMSKDDKNSHNDSGGPKISAKSQLLETLAANKWKPPLFECFKEEGPCHKKLFTYKVVIGIEGEASTVLECFGYPKSTKKTAAEHAAEGALWYLKHLGYFPIKKVKRKK from the exons ATGAAGTATGTTGTAGAAGGTGCTAGGGCAGGACCCAAAGAGGGGCTGAAACAATTTGATGATGAGGCAAACACAACAGCAGATTTATTAGCAGATAATAACCCATCACAAATCATCAAGACTGGAGATGACTCCAGCACCATAAAGAACACAACCAAGGGGGGTGAAATGAGCAAGGATGATAAAAACTCTCATAACGACTCAG GTGGGCCAAAGATATCTGCCAAATCACAATTGCTGGAGACTTTAGCTGCAAACAAGTGGAAACCCCCTTTATTTGAATGCTTCAAGGAAGAAGGACCTTGCCACAAGAAATT GTTCACCTACAAGGTTGTAATTGGGATAGAAGGAGAAGCATCGACTGTATTGGAGTGTTTTGGTTATcctaaatcaacaaagaaaacagCAGCTGAACATGCAGCTGAAGGGGCATTGTGGTACTTGAAGCATTTGGGTTATTTTCCAATCAAGAAggtaaagaggaaaaaataa
- the LOC118054636 gene encoding LOW QUALITY PROTEIN: probable receptor-like protein kinase At1g80640 (The sequence of the model RefSeq protein was modified relative to this genomic sequence to represent the inferred CDS: inserted 1 base in 1 codon), whose protein sequence is MPLVPVVEEAHHQDLXKRTLTALTVASTLLVGIVWFLSCCWICRLKKSRTRSAKSKGNDVPIVDKLNSLRMAGKKGSVAVVEYHLLQAATKNFQEVHVLGEGGRGCLYKACFSEKLLAAVRRYEGEEQDIEREFENELNWLTKTHHQNIISLLGYCIHGETRFLVYEMMQNGSLESQLHGPHGSALTWNLRMKIAVDVARGLEHLHEHCNPPVVHRDLKSSNILLDSNFNAKLSGFGLAVASGIQNKNIKLSGTLGYVAPEYLLDGKLTDKSDVYAFGVLLLELLIGRKPVEKMSPDHFQFIVSWAMPRLADRSKLPNVVDPVIKDTMNLKHLYQVAAVAVLCVQQEPSYRPLITDVLHSLIPLVPLELGGALRITGPVPLALPSL, encoded by the exons ATGCCTCTGGTTCCTGTAGTTGAAGAAGCGCACCACCAAGATT ATAAGAGAACCCTAACAGCACTAACTGTTGCTTCCACTCTCCTTGTTGGAATAGTGTGGTTTCTCTCATGTTGCTGGATCTGTAGACTGAAAAAATCAAGGACACGCAGTGCCAAAAGTAAAGGCAATG atGTTCCGATTGTGGATAAATTAAATTCCTTGAGGATGGCTGGGAAGAAGGGTTCAGTTGCTGTTGTGGAATATCATTTGTTGCAAGCTGCAACAAAAAATTTCCAGGAAGTTCATGTTCTGGGTGAAGGTGGTCGTGGATGTTTGTATAAAGCTTGTTTCAGTGAAAAACTCCTTGCAGCAGTGAGGAGATATGAAGGTGAAGAACAGGACATTGAAAGAGAATTTGAG AACGAGTTGAACTGGTTAACGAAAACTCatcatcaaaacataatttctcttCTGGGTTACTGCATTCATGGTGAAACAAGGTTTCTCGTGTATGAAATGATGCAAAATGGGTCTTTGGAAAGTCAATTGCATG GGCCACATGGATCAGCATTAACTTGGAATCTGCGAATGAAAATTGCTGTTGATGTTGCAAG GGGACTAGAGCATCTTCATGAGCATTGCAATCCTCCTGTTGTCCATAGAGATCTGAAGTCATCTAATATTCTTCTGGATTCCAACTTCAATGCAAAG CTTTCGGGCTTTGGCCTTGCTGTAGCTTCTGGTatccaaaacaagaacataaagctTTCAGGAACTTTAGGTTATGTGGCACCAGAGTACCTTTTGGATG GCAAACTAACTGATAAAAGCGATGTCTATGCTTTTGGAGTTCTCCTTCTGGAACTCCTGATAGGAAGAAAACCAGTGGAAAAGATGTCTCCGGATCATTTTCAGTTCATAGTCTCATGG GCCATGCCTCGGCTCGCTGACAGATCAAAGCTTCCCAACGTTGTGGATCCTGTTATCAAAGACACTATGAATTTAAAACACTTATACCAG GTAGCTGCAGTGGCAGTACTATGCGTGCAACAAGAACCAAGTTACAGACCATTGATAACAGATGTCCTGCACTCTCTCATCCCTCTTGTACCTCTTGAGCTTGGAGGGGCACTGAGAATTACAGGACCTGTTCCTCTTGCCCTGCCTTCTCTCTGA